One genomic region from Antedon mediterranea chromosome 3, ecAntMedi1.1, whole genome shotgun sequence encodes:
- the LOC140043412 gene encoding protein FAM43A-like has protein sequence MAFSRKKSAQFDLTEEPPSFEVCYLGRMITRVKMGRECTKDIVRTLYNKARGRHDLQRVHVTISTKGMRVSESPAIAANRQTFIPIYTVTYGSADKVYQRVFSFITTVQRDNNEESTFVCHAFLCRDTSMAKTMVMHLLSAFKCAFGDWKKYANRQKIKDRLEAGPSISNGVVPDNVNGSSTSTSADLTDNPLEIMLPPKDQSTRVEKVAQWMERWLHLSVPQDSQYVGILFPDDEEEFNREFEEFSRRNGTSSLDRRNSREETLSQSVFPKKEVRRKKSITTS, from the coding sequence ATGGCATTTTCGAGGAAAAAATCCGCTCAATTTGACCTCACCGAGGAGCCTCCATCGTTTGAGGTATGCTACCTTGGTAGAATGATTACGCGGGTTAAAATGGGACGAGAATGCACCAAAGACATCGTGCGGACATTGTACAATAAAGCGCGCGGCAGACATGATTTACAACGCGTACACGTGACTATATCAACCAAAGGTATGCGAGTATCTGAATCACCAGCCATTGCTGCAAATAGACAAACCTTTATACCGATTTATACAGTAACGTATGGTTCTGCTGATAAAGTGTACCAAcgtgtattttcttttataacGACTGTACAAAGAGATAACAATGAGGAGTCAACCTTTGTGTGTCATGCGTTCTTGTGTAGAGACACCTCAATGGCAAAGACAATGGTGATGCATCTCTTAAGTGCCTTCAAATGTGCTTTTGGAGATTGGAAAAAATATGCCAATAGGCAAAAGATCAAAGATCGGTTAGAAGCTGGACCAAGTATTTCTAACGGAGTTGTTCCAGATAATGTAAATGGATCATCAACGAGTACTTCTGCAGATTTGACAGACAATCCGTTGGAGATTATGTTGCCGCCTAAAGACCAATCGACCAGAGTTGAAAAGGTTGCTCAGTGGATGGAAAGATGGTTGCATTTAAGTGTGCCACAAGACTCTCAATATGTTGGTATTCTTTTTCCAGATGATGAAGAGGAATTTAATCGAGAGTTTGAAGAATTTTCTAGAAGAAACGGAACATCTTCTTTAGATAGACGTAATAGTCGAGAAGAGACATTGTCGCAATCTGTCTTTCCAAAAAAGGAAGTACGAAGAAAGAAAAGTATTACTACTAGCTAA
- the LOC140044606 gene encoding uncharacterized protein: MAFWKRRSMTFSPNPPDTKHEVQYMGKEPAEGKIGLECTMKPVENLYRRYKQTKGKHCKRVQLEVTNTGIILTHLNAADGQQQEQTVPVVKMSFGAADPEHPKIFSFVMVNDQAKGPNKWECHSFLCESNSVAKSLTLYLVKAFQKAADGRADEDEHFKDPSRRTRPTTLHILHDRGRHQLADKAKPPPVSTLKVTMNVENIEDYDKVGIRKPEKTKGSSVKLDQNKHFAMLLAKEKKELDALKMVNQAKDEHVDQNNALNKENEFCNEEEVEDLLNDVATEADNDEIIMAVNPTLPLSPDSEAPTGMEMTDDELNGNDSNGDVDESSDTNFRKTKRKSVRFTDEEPKIID; this comes from the coding sequence ATGGCGTTTTGGAAGCGAAGAAGCATGACTTTTTCGCCAAATCCACCCGATACAAAACACGAGGTACAGTACATGGGAAAGGAACCAGCCGAAGGAAAGATCGGCCTAGAATGTACGATGAAGCCTGTAGAAAATTTGTATCGACGGTACAAGCAAACGAAGGGAAAGCACTGTAAACGGGTACAGCTTGAAGTAACGAACACAGGGATTATCCTCACTCATTTGAATGCCGCAGATGGTCAGCAACAAGAACAAACAGTGCCGGTTGTTAAAATGTCATTCGGAGCTGCAGACCCAGAACATCCCAAGATTTTCTCATTTGTAATGGTTAACGATCAAGCGAAAGGCCCCAATAAATGGGAATGCCATTCATTTTTATGTGAAAGTAATTCCGTGGCAAAGTCACTGACTTTATATTTAGTGAAAGCATTTCAAAAAGCGGCAGACGGCCGAGCGGATGAGGACGAACATTTTAAAGATCCATCTAGAAGGACTAGGCCAACTACTTTACATATTTTGCACGATCGTGGACGGCATCAGTTGGCCGATAAAGCCAAACCTCCTCCCGTGTCTACGCTCAAAGTAACAATGAACGTAGAAAACATAGAAGATTATGATAAGGTAGGCATTCGAAAACCAGAAAAGACAAAAGGTAGTTCTGTTAAACTTGATCAAAATAAACACTTTGCTATGTTGTTAGCGAAAGAGAAGAAAGAGTTAGATGCACTAAAAATGGTCAACCAGGCGAAAGATGAACACGTTGATCAGAACAATGCattaaacaaagaaaatgaattttgtaaTGAAGAAGAGGTTGAAGATTTATTGAATGATGTTGCAACAGAAGCAGACAATGATGAGATAATAATGGCGGTAAATCCAACGCTACCTTTAAGTCCAGATTCTGAAGCACCGACTGGAATGGAGATGACGGATGATGAATTAAACGGAAACGATTCGAATGGAGACGTCGACGAATCATCGGACACAAACTTTCGTAAAACAAAACGTAAATCAGTTCGATTTACTGACGAGGAGCCAAAAATTATCGACTga